Proteins encoded together in one Papaver somniferum cultivar HN1 unplaced genomic scaffold, ASM357369v1 unplaced-scaffold_117, whole genome shotgun sequence window:
- the LOC113329902 gene encoding cytochrome P450 710A11-like yields the protein MESISIWSILVSFIPYLLCIVSFFIFIEQISYIKKKKSSPGPILILPFLGNVIQLIRNPTQFWEDAAKAAKESNMGFSTNYIMGHFIIFIQNSELSHKVFSNVRPDAFHFVGHPFGKKLFGEHNLIYLSGQEHKDLRGRIAPNFTPNALSIYLSLQQNIILQHLTKWVNLSIQNGNKPLALRFLCRDMNLDTSQSVFVGPYLNEKSREEFNVDYNLFNEGTLTLPIDLPGFGFQKARLAVTRLVETLTNCVKQSKTKLQSGKEPVCLIDFWMQQVLREIQENGSDSNGVPHSSDVEIGGHLFDFLYAAQDASTSSLLWAVILLEKNPEILSKVRQEVSRIWSAESGKLITAENLREMKYTEAVAREVIRYRAPAPLVPHIAGEDFQLTESYTIPKGTMVFPSVFESSFQGFTEPELFDPDRFSENRQEDQIYKRNFLVFGAGPHQCVGQRYAVNQLVLFIAVFTSLLDFKRYRTEGCDDLVYVPTICPKDDCLVYLSKR from the coding sequence ATGGAGTCAATATCTATATGGAGTATATTGGTATCATTCATACCATACTTGCTATGTATCGTATCTTTCTTCATATTCATAGAACAGATCTcatatataaagaagaagaaatcatcaccAGGTCCAATACTAATCTTACCTTTCTTAGGTAATGTAATTCAACTTATTAGAAACCCAACACAATTCTGGGAAGACGCGGCTAAAGCAGCAAAAGAATCGAATATGGGTTTCTCAACAAATTATATTATGGGTCACTTCATCATTTTCATTCAAAACTCTGAGCTTTCTCATAAAGTCTTTTCCAATGTTCGTCCTGATGCATTTCATTTCGTTGGTCATCCTTTTGGGAAAAAATTGTTTGGTGAACACAATCTAATTTACTTGTCAGGTCAAGAACATAAAGATCTTCGCGGacgaattgctccaaattttacTCCTAACGCTTTATCTATTTATCTATctctacaacaaaatataatacttCAGCATTTGACAAAATGGGTAAATTTATCAATCCAAAATGGTAATAAACCATTAGCGTTGCGGTTTCTATGTCGCGACATGAATCTTGATACTTCTCAATCCGTATTTGTTGGTCCTTATTTGAACGAGAAATCTCGTGAGGAATTCAACGTAGATTATAATCTGTTCAATGAGGGAACATTAACATTACCAATAGACTTACCTGGGTTTGGATTCCAAAAAGCTCGGCTTGCAGTTACTCGGTTAGTGGAGACACTTACTAATTGTGTGAAACAGAGTAAAACGAAATTACAATCAGGGAAAGAACCAGTTTGCTTGATCGATTTTTGGATGCAGCAAGTCTTAAGAGAAATTCAAGAAAATGGGTCTGATTCAAATGGAGTGCCACATTCAAGCGATGTCGAAATTGGTGGACATCTATTCGATTTCCTTTATGCAGCTCAAGATGCTTCAACTTCATCACTACTATGGGCAGTGATATTATTAGAGAAAAACCCAGAAATTTTATCGAAAGTTCGCCAAGAAGTGAGCCGAATATGGTCCGCGGAGTCTGGCAAACTAATAACGGCTGAAAACTTGAGAGAAATGAAATATACTGAAGCAGTAGCTAGAGAGGTAATCCGATACAGAGCTCCAGCACCATTAGTACCTCATATTGCTGGAGAAGATTTTCAATTGACAGAATCTTACACAATTCCTAAAGGCACCATGGTATTTCCTTCAGTTTTTGAATCATCGTTTCAAGGTTTTACTGAACCGGAACTCTTCGATCCAGACCGGTTTTCTGAAAATCGCCAAGAAGATCAAATCTATAAGAGAAATTTCTTGGTGTTCGGTGCTGGCCCTCATCAATGTGTTGGACAAAGATACGCCGTTAATCAGTTGGTTTTGTTCATTGCAGTATTCACATCATTACTAGATTTTAAGAGATATAGAACAGAGGGATGCGATGATCTTGTTTACGTACCTACAATTTGTCCTAAAGATGATTGTTTGGTGTATTTGTCCAAACGTTGA